Proteins co-encoded in one Burkholderia ambifaria AMMD genomic window:
- a CDS encoding SDR family NAD(P)-dependent oxidoreductase: MEIRGNVFLITGGASGLGAGTARMLAQAGGKVVLADLNEAAGTALASELGGIFVRCDVSSEADAQAAVDAATRAGTLRGLVNCAGIAPAAKTVGKDGAHPLDVFAKTINVNLVGTFNMIRLAAAAMAATTPNDGGERGVIVSTASVAAYDGQIGQAAYAASKSGVAGMTLPIARDLARQGIRVMTIAPGLFETPMLLGMPKDVQDALGAMVPFPPRLGKPDEYAMLVRQIVENPMLNGEVIRLDGAIRMQPK; this comes from the coding sequence ATGGAGATTCGCGGCAACGTCTTTCTGATCACGGGCGGCGCATCGGGCCTCGGCGCCGGCACGGCGCGCATGCTCGCGCAGGCCGGCGGCAAGGTCGTGCTCGCCGACCTGAACGAGGCGGCCGGCACGGCGCTCGCGAGCGAACTGGGTGGCATATTCGTGCGCTGCGACGTGTCGAGCGAGGCCGATGCGCAGGCAGCTGTGGACGCCGCGACGCGCGCGGGCACGCTGCGCGGCCTCGTGAACTGCGCGGGCATCGCGCCTGCCGCGAAAACCGTCGGCAAGGACGGCGCGCATCCGCTCGACGTGTTCGCGAAGACGATCAACGTGAACCTGGTCGGCACCTTCAACATGATCCGGCTCGCGGCCGCCGCGATGGCCGCGACTACGCCGAACGACGGCGGCGAGCGCGGCGTGATCGTCAGCACCGCATCGGTCGCCGCCTACGACGGCCAGATCGGCCAGGCCGCGTACGCGGCGTCAAAGTCCGGCGTCGCGGGCATGACGCTGCCGATCGCGCGCGACCTCGCGCGCCAGGGCATCCGCGTGATGACGATCGCGCCGGGGCTGTTCGAGACGCCGATGCTGCTCGGCATGCCGAAGGACGTGCAGGACGCGCTCGGCGCGATGGTGCCGTTCCCGCCGCGGCTCGGCAAACCGGACGAATACGCGATGCTGGTGCGCCAGATCGTCGAGAACCCGATGCTCAACGGCGAAGTGATCCGCCTCG